In Phreatobacter oligotrophus, the following are encoded in one genomic region:
- a CDS encoding enoyl-CoA hydratase family protein: MQAPAHRIPHRQALAEWKATHFLWEVKDKVATITLNRPEKKNPLTFESYAELGDLFRALAFDTSIKAVVVTGAGGNFCAGGDVFEIIEPLTGRDMPGLLQFTRMTGELVKAMRACPQPIISAIDGICVGAGAIIAMASDLRVGTAKTKVAFLFNKVGLAGCDMGACAILPRIIGQGRASELLYTGRMMGGEEGHAWGFFNRLAAPEAVLAEATALAGEIADGPTFANSITKRMLHMEWTMSVDEAIEAEAMAQAICMDTKDFRRAFEAFAAKTKPVFEGD, from the coding sequence ATGCAAGCCCCTGCCCACCGCATCCCGCACCGACAGGCCCTGGCCGAGTGGAAGGCGACGCATTTTCTCTGGGAGGTGAAGGACAAGGTCGCGACCATCACCCTGAACCGCCCCGAGAAGAAGAACCCGCTGACCTTCGAGAGCTATGCCGAGCTCGGCGACCTCTTCCGGGCGCTGGCCTTCGACACCTCGATCAAGGCGGTGGTGGTGACGGGCGCGGGCGGCAATTTCTGCGCCGGCGGCGACGTCTTCGAGATCATCGAGCCGCTGACCGGCCGCGACATGCCCGGCCTCCTCCAGTTCACCCGCATGACCGGCGAACTGGTGAAGGCCATGCGCGCCTGCCCGCAGCCGATCATTTCCGCCATCGACGGCATCTGCGTCGGCGCCGGCGCCATCATCGCCATGGCCTCGGACCTGCGCGTCGGCACGGCCAAGACCAAGGTGGCCTTCCTCTTCAACAAGGTCGGCCTTGCCGGCTGCGACATGGGCGCCTGCGCCATCCTGCCCCGCATCATCGGCCAGGGCCGCGCCTCGGAGCTGCTCTACACGGGCCGAATGATGGGCGGCGAGGAGGGCCATGCCTGGGGCTTCTTCAACCGCCTCGCCGCGCCCGAGGCGGTGCTCGCCGAGGCGACCGCCCTTGCCGGCGAGATCGCCGATGGCCCGACCTTTGCGAATTCCATCACCAAGCGCATGCTGCACATGGAATGGACCATGTCGGTGGACGAGGCGATCGAGGCCGAGGCCATGGCTCAGGCGATCTGCATGGACACCAAGGACTTCCGCCGTGCCTTCGAGGCCTTCGCGGCGAAGACCAAGCCTGTCTTCGAGGGGGATTGA
- a CDS encoding SDR family NAD(P)-dependent oxidoreductase, which yields MPTDPAAPSSALMPLKAKRALVTGGGRGIGRAIAAALTGQGAEVIVLGRSRAPLDETVAAGHATRAIACDVTVRPAFLAALREAGDLDIFISNAGHAETAPLKRMDGALFDRMIALNLTAVFDGIHAVLPGMVARGAGRIVSVASTAGLTGYPYVSAYCAAKHGVVGLTRALAKEVATSGVTVNCVCPGFTETDLVAGSIETIVAKTGRSPEAALADLTKTMPIGRLIKPEEVAAAVLWLVSDAAAAVTGLALPVAGGEI from the coding sequence ATGCCGACGGACCCCGCCGCCCCATCCTCTGCGCTGATGCCGCTGAAGGCCAAGCGCGCCCTCGTCACCGGGGGTGGACGCGGCATCGGCCGGGCCATCGCCGCGGCGCTCACCGGACAGGGCGCCGAGGTCATCGTTCTCGGCCGCAGCCGGGCGCCCCTCGATGAGACGGTCGCCGCCGGCCATGCGACCCGCGCCATCGCCTGTGACGTCACCGTCCGTCCCGCCTTCCTCGCCGCTTTGCGCGAGGCCGGCGACCTCGACATCTTCATCAGCAATGCCGGCCATGCCGAGACCGCGCCGCTGAAGCGGATGGATGGCGCGCTGTTCGACCGGATGATCGCGCTGAACCTCACCGCTGTCTTCGACGGCATCCACGCCGTCCTGCCGGGCATGGTGGCGCGCGGTGCTGGCCGCATCGTCTCGGTCGCCTCGACCGCCGGCCTCACCGGCTACCCCTATGTCTCCGCCTATTGCGCCGCGAAGCACGGCGTCGTCGGCCTGACGCGGGCGCTGGCCAAAGAGGTCGCGACCTCCGGCGTCACCGTCAATTGCGTCTGCCCCGGCTTCACCGAGACCGACCTCGTCGCCGGCTCCATCGAGACGATCGTTGCGAAAACCGGCCGCAGCCCCGAGGCGGCGCTCGCCGATCTCACCAAGACCATGCCCATCGGCCGCCTGATCAAGCCGGAGGAGGTGGCAGCCGCCGTCCTCTGGCTCGTCTCGGATGCGGCCGCCGCCGTCACCGGCCTCGCTCTGCCGGTCGCGGGCGGAGAGATCTGA
- a CDS encoding bifunctional salicylyl-CoA 5-hydroxylase/oxidoreductase, translating into MRIAVIGGGPGGLYFAILMKKWQPAAEITVFERNRPDDTFGFGVVFSDATLDIFERYDAESYRAITENFAYWDDIEVRFKDTVHRIGGNGFCGCSRQTLLILLQNRARQLGVEMKFQTEIDPTPETFGAYDLVVAADGINSRIREANRDHFQPEVDLRPNKFTWMGSTRELDAFTFFFRETAFGIFIAHTYQYEAGRSTWVIETDPETFARAGLDRMDEEQSARFLEGVFAEELAGHPLITNRSLWRQFPMIRSKRWVKDNVVLMGDAKGTAHFSIGAGTKLAMEDSIALFDAFRAKGTVAEALASYETDRREEVERTQHAADVSLVWFEHVDRFWDMDPRQFAFGLMTRSKAITYENLKLRAPDFVAETDRMFAEGVPGADLSRPRPPLFQPLTLRGMTVTNRAVVSPMCMYSAVEGMPTDWHVVHYGARAIGGAGLVYTEMVCVAPDARITPGCAGLWSDEQEAAWTRIVAFAHQNSQAKLCLQLGHAGRKGASKLMWEGMDRPLTDGAWPIVSASPLPYYPDSQVPAELDEAGMARITAEFVAATERAARCGFDMLELHCAHGYLLASFLSPLTNQRTDAYGGSLANRLRFPLRVFAAMRAAWPAEKPMSVRISATDWAEGGITEDEAIAIARAFAEAGVDLVDVSTGQTTPKSRPVYGRMFQTPFSDAIRNEADVKTMCVGNITSADQMNTILAAGRADLVALGRPHLADPSFMLKAAAWYGVDIHQPPQYLPGKDQALRNAVKDRADFEALKVAAKPKRHARGSFAPRAAAE; encoded by the coding sequence ATGCGCATCGCGGTGATCGGCGGCGGACCGGGCGGGCTCTATTTCGCCATCCTCATGAAGAAATGGCAGCCGGCGGCGGAGATCACCGTCTTCGAGCGCAACCGCCCGGACGACACGTTCGGCTTCGGCGTCGTCTTCTCCGATGCGACCCTCGACATTTTCGAGCGCTACGACGCGGAGAGCTACCGCGCCATCACCGAGAACTTCGCCTACTGGGACGATATCGAGGTCCGCTTCAAGGACACGGTGCACCGCATCGGCGGCAACGGCTTCTGCGGCTGCTCGCGCCAGACGCTGCTGATCCTCCTGCAGAACCGCGCCCGCCAGCTTGGCGTCGAGATGAAGTTCCAGACGGAGATCGACCCCACCCCGGAGACCTTCGGGGCCTATGATCTCGTCGTCGCGGCGGACGGCATCAATTCGCGCATCCGCGAGGCCAATCGGGACCACTTCCAGCCCGAGGTGGACCTGCGCCCCAACAAGTTCACCTGGATGGGCTCCACCCGCGAGCTCGACGCCTTCACCTTCTTCTTCCGCGAGACCGCGTTCGGCATCTTCATCGCCCATACCTACCAGTACGAGGCGGGCCGCTCGACCTGGGTGATCGAGACCGATCCCGAGACCTTCGCCCGCGCCGGGCTCGACCGCATGGACGAAGAGCAGTCCGCCCGCTTCCTCGAAGGCGTCTTCGCCGAGGAGCTGGCCGGCCATCCGCTCATCACCAACCGCTCGCTCTGGCGGCAATTCCCGATGATCCGCTCGAAGCGCTGGGTGAAGGACAACGTCGTCCTCATGGGCGATGCCAAGGGCACGGCGCATTTCTCCATCGGCGCCGGCACCAAGCTCGCCATGGAGGATTCCATCGCGCTGTTCGACGCCTTCCGCGCCAAGGGCACCGTGGCCGAGGCGCTCGCGTCCTACGAGACCGACCGCCGCGAGGAGGTGGAGCGCACCCAGCACGCGGCGGACGTCTCGCTCGTCTGGTTCGAGCATGTCGACCGGTTCTGGGACATGGATCCGCGCCAGTTCGCCTTCGGCCTGATGACGCGCTCCAAGGCCATCACCTACGAGAACCTCAAGCTGCGCGCGCCGGACTTCGTCGCCGAGACCGACCGGATGTTCGCGGAGGGCGTGCCGGGGGCGGATCTGTCGAGGCCCCGCCCGCCGCTGTTCCAGCCGCTGACGCTCCGCGGCATGACGGTCACCAACCGCGCCGTCGTCTCGCCCATGTGCATGTATTCGGCGGTCGAGGGCATGCCGACCGATTGGCACGTGGTGCATTACGGCGCCCGCGCCATTGGCGGCGCCGGCCTCGTCTATACGGAGATGGTCTGCGTCGCCCCCGACGCCCGCATCACACCTGGCTGCGCCGGCCTCTGGTCGGATGAGCAGGAGGCGGCCTGGACGCGCATCGTCGCCTTCGCCCATCAGAACTCGCAGGCGAAGCTCTGCCTGCAGCTCGGCCATGCCGGCCGAAAGGGCGCCTCCAAGCTGATGTGGGAGGGCATGGACCGGCCGCTGACCGACGGCGCCTGGCCGATCGTCTCGGCCTCGCCCCTGCCCTACTATCCCGACAGCCAGGTGCCGGCGGAGCTGGACGAGGCCGGCATGGCCCGCATCACCGCGGAGTTCGTCGCGGCGACGGAGCGGGCGGCGCGCTGCGGCTTCGACATGCTGGAGCTGCACTGCGCCCACGGCTATCTGCTGGCCTCCTTCCTGTCGCCGCTCACCAACCAGCGGACCGACGCCTATGGCGGCAGCCTCGCCAACCGCCTGCGCTTCCCGCTCCGGGTCTTCGCCGCGATGCGTGCGGCCTGGCCGGCGGAGAAACCCATGTCGGTGCGCATCTCCGCCACCGACTGGGCCGAGGGCGGCATCACCGAAGACGAGGCCATCGCCATCGCCCGTGCCTTCGCCGAGGCCGGCGTCGACCTCGTCGACGTCTCAACCGGCCAGACCACGCCGAAGAGCCGGCCGGTCTACGGCCGCATGTTCCAGACGCCCTTCTCAGACGCCATCCGCAACGAGGCTGACGTGAAGACCATGTGCGTCGGCAACATCACCTCGGCCGACCAGATGAACACGATCCTCGCGGCCGGCCGCGCCGACCTCGTGGCGCTTGGCCGTCCCCATCTCGCCGACCCGTCGTTCATGCTGAAGGCGGCGGCCTGGTACGGCGTCGATATCCACCAGCCGCCGCAATATCTGCCGGGCAAGGACCAGGCGCTGCGCAATGCGGTGAAGGACCGGGCGGATTTCGAGGCGCTGAAGGTGGCGGCCAAGCCCAAGCGCCACGCCCGCGGCAGCTTCGCGCCGCGCGCCGCGGCTGAGTAA
- a CDS encoding Uma2 family endonuclease, with protein sequence MVTQGAEGLPRRAFTVEDAFRMLETGILQDDERVELIEGEFVPMNAKNRIHQRLQDDLIMLIARRLPPGFRVGTEPTLQLSETTFVAPDLVIYRDFSGERLTPSDVLLVIEVADTSLAFDLGRKAELMAAHGVADYWVVDAHQLAVTIHREPRADGYGAIRRLGSTDPLKPAHPDIAGLTFRLADLG encoded by the coding sequence ATGGTCACTCAGGGAGCCGAAGGTCTGCCGCGACGGGCATTCACCGTCGAGGACGCCTTCCGCATGCTGGAGACCGGCATTCTGCAGGACGATGAGAGGGTCGAGCTGATCGAGGGAGAGTTCGTCCCGATGAACGCGAAGAACCGCATCCATCAGCGCCTCCAGGACGACCTCATCATGCTGATCGCCCGCCGCCTGCCGCCGGGCTTCCGCGTCGGGACCGAGCCCACCCTGCAGCTCTCCGAAACCACCTTCGTTGCGCCCGATCTCGTCATCTACCGCGACTTCAGCGGCGAGCGGCTGACGCCCTCCGACGTGCTTCTCGTCATTGAGGTTGCCGATACGAGCCTTGCCTTTGACCTCGGTCGCAAGGCCGAACTGATGGCGGCCCATGGTGTTGCCGACTACTGGGTGGTGGACGCGCACCAGCTGGCCGTCACCATCCATCGCGAACCGCGCGCCGATGGCTATGGCGCCATCCGCCGGCTTGGGTCCACGGATCCGCTCAAGCCCGCCCATCCGGACATCGCGGGCCTCACCTTCCGCCTCGCGGACCTCGGCTGA
- a CDS encoding SDR family NAD(P)-dependent oxidoreductase yields the protein MHDLTGKVAFISGAGSVGEGWGNGKATAVLLARQGATIYGTDITLAAAEETQRLIAAEGGTAHAAAVDMTKAAQVEAAVADCLARFGRIDILVNNVGGSAPGDPVAMSEEVWDAQLDLNLKTAFLACKHVIPVMERQGGGAIVNLSSIAGVRVLPDRPHVAYTTTKLGILGFSRSIAVTYAKQQIRCNTVIPGLMHTPLVETRLAKTIAGGDVAALIASRNAQVPTGKMGDAWDVAQAVLFLVSDEARYVTAAEIAVDGGLSAASR from the coding sequence ATGCATGACCTGACCGGCAAGGTCGCCTTCATCTCCGGCGCCGGCTCCGTCGGCGAGGGCTGGGGCAATGGCAAGGCCACGGCCGTGCTGCTCGCCCGCCAGGGCGCGACGATCTACGGCACGGACATCACCCTCGCGGCAGCCGAAGAGACGCAGCGGCTGATCGCGGCCGAGGGCGGCACCGCCCATGCGGCAGCCGTCGACATGACGAAGGCTGCGCAGGTCGAGGCGGCGGTGGCCGACTGCCTCGCCCGCTTCGGCCGCATCGACATCCTCGTGAACAATGTCGGCGGGTCGGCGCCGGGCGATCCGGTGGCGATGAGCGAGGAGGTCTGGGACGCCCAGCTCGACCTCAACCTCAAGACCGCCTTCCTCGCCTGCAAGCACGTCATTCCGGTCATGGAGCGGCAGGGCGGCGGCGCCATCGTCAACCTGTCGTCGATCGCCGGCGTGCGCGTCCTCCCCGACCGGCCGCATGTCGCCTACACCACGACCAAGCTCGGCATCCTCGGCTTCTCGCGCTCCATCGCCGTGACCTATGCGAAGCAGCAGATCCGCTGCAACACGGTCATCCCCGGCCTGATGCACACGCCGCTGGTCGAGACGCGGCTGGCGAAGACCATCGCCGGCGGCGATGTCGCGGCGCTCATCGCTTCGCGCAATGCGCAGGTGCCCACCGGCAAGATGGGCGATGCCTGGGACGTGGCGCAGGCGGTGCTGTTCCTGGTCTCCGACGAGGCGCGCTACGTGACGGCGGCCGAGATCGCCGTGGATGGCGGGCTGTCGGCGGCGAGCCGGTAG
- a CDS encoding nicotinate phosphoribosyltransferase, translating into MVDIATRVYNHTWKLDPIVRSLLDSDYYKFSMQQLIRRFHPEVTATFALTNRTTTVRLADIVDEGELRAQLDHARDLRFTPKELIWLAGNTFYGRERIFGPDYLAFLKDFRLPDYHLEKRDGQYELTFAGRWAETTMWEVQALAIINELRARATMRALSKLELDILYANAKAKAWEKIKRLRRLKDEVGVLKISDFGTRRRHGFLWHKWMMEAMADGLGPDVFTGTSNMKLAMDLGLEAIGTNAHELPMVYGALAKTDADLLKAPYRVLEDWARIYDQNMRIILPDCYGTAHFLAHAPDWVADWTGARPDSKDPIEGTEELIAWWREKGRDPAKKLVILSDGMDIDSIEETARRFKGRVRIGYGWGTNLTNDFKGCVPNGDPDALAPISVVCKVIEANGRPAVKLSDNPLKSTGPKAEIERYRRVFGTVGMKAHQVLV; encoded by the coding sequence ATGGTCGACATCGCCACGCGGGTCTACAACCACACCTGGAAGCTGGACCCCATCGTCCGGTCGCTCTTGGATTCGGACTACTACAAGTTCTCGATGCAGCAGCTGATCCGCCGCTTCCATCCGGAGGTGACGGCGACCTTCGCGCTGACCAACCGCACCACCACCGTGCGTCTCGCCGACATCGTCGACGAGGGCGAGCTGCGCGCCCAGCTCGACCACGCCCGCGACCTGCGCTTCACGCCGAAGGAGCTGATCTGGCTCGCGGGCAACACCTTCTATGGCCGCGAGCGCATTTTCGGCCCCGACTATCTCGCCTTCCTCAAGGACTTCCGCCTGCCGGACTATCACCTGGAGAAGCGCGACGGGCAGTACGAGCTGACCTTTGCCGGGCGCTGGGCCGAGACCACCATGTGGGAGGTCCAGGCACTCGCCATCATCAACGAGCTCAGGGCGCGCGCCACCATGCGGGCCCTGTCGAAGCTCGAGCTCGACATCCTCTATGCCAACGCCAAGGCCAAGGCCTGGGAGAAGATCAAGCGCCTGCGCCGGCTGAAGGACGAGGTCGGCGTCCTCAAGATCTCGGATTTCGGCACACGCCGCCGCCACGGCTTCCTCTGGCACAAGTGGATGATGGAGGCGATGGCCGACGGCCTCGGCCCCGACGTCTTCACCGGCACCTCCAACATGAAGCTCGCCATGGACCTCGGCCTCGAGGCCATCGGCACCAATGCCCATGAGCTGCCGATGGTCTATGGCGCGCTGGCCAAGACCGATGCCGATCTCCTCAAGGCGCCCTACCGGGTGCTGGAGGACTGGGCGCGCATCTACGACCAGAACATGCGGATCATCCTGCCCGACTGCTACGGCACGGCGCATTTCCTCGCCCATGCGCCGGATTGGGTGGCCGACTGGACCGGCGCCCGCCCGGACTCCAAGGACCCGATCGAGGGTACCGAGGAGCTCATCGCCTGGTGGCGCGAGAAGGGCCGGGACCCTGCCAAGAAGCTGGTCATCCTCTCCGATGGCATGGACATCGATTCCATCGAGGAGACGGCGCGCCGCTTCAAGGGCCGGGTGCGCATCGGCTATGGCTGGGGCACCAACCTCACCAACGACTTCAAGGGCTGCGTGCCCAATGGCGATCCGGACGCGCTGGCGCCGATCTCCGTCGTCTGCAAGGTCATCGAGGCCAATGGCCGCCCGGCCGTGAAGCTCTCCGACAATCCGCTGAAATCGACGGGCCCGAAGGCCGAGATCGAGCGCTATCGCCGCGTCTTCGGCACGGTGGGCATGAAGGCCCATCAGGTCCTCGTCTGA
- a CDS encoding ABC transporter ATP-binding protein has product MAASPVLTVEALSVRLPKGADRPHAMKDVSFAIASGEILCVVGESGSGKSMTANAVMRLLPGGVDIDGGAVLFDGKDLTKLTDAEMRAVRGAGIAMIFQEPMTALNPLRTIGDQIGEMFGIHTGLSKAEIADKVLALLEEVRIPDPKLAARAYPHELSGGQRQRAMIAMALALDPKVLIADEPTTALDVTTQAQILALIKDLQRRKGTAVLFITHDFGVVAEIADRVAVMQHGLVVEQGPADQVLNHPQHAYTKQLIAAVPPLKAPPPRPIGTEPILEIDHVSKTFRTGGFLGRGVRVTHAVKDVTLTLPKGATLGIVGESGSGKSTLARCIIRLIDPDKGSLVLNGRDLAKLSREEMRQETRHIQMVFQDPFGSLNPRRKAGELVAQGPIVHGMDRKAALAKAKELFGLVGLDPAATDRYPHEFSGGQRQRIGLARALALEPEVLVADEAVSALDVSVQAQVLRLLADLRERLGLSIVFITHDLRVAAQVCDLVAVMKSGEVVEAGPIGEVFGAPQHPYTQALLASIPGREFGLSRDSVPA; this is encoded by the coding sequence GTGGCCGCATCCCCAGTCCTCACCGTCGAGGCTCTCAGCGTGCGCCTGCCCAAGGGCGCCGACCGTCCCCACGCCATGAAGGACGTGTCCTTCGCCATCGCCTCCGGCGAGATCCTCTGCGTCGTCGGCGAGAGCGGCTCGGGCAAGTCCATGACCGCCAATGCGGTGATGCGCCTGTTGCCCGGCGGCGTCGACATCGATGGCGGCGCGGTGCTCTTCGATGGCAAGGACCTCACCAAGCTCACCGATGCCGAGATGCGCGCCGTGCGCGGCGCCGGCATCGCCATGATCTTCCAGGAGCCGATGACGGCGCTGAACCCCTTGCGCACCATCGGCGACCAGATCGGCGAGATGTTCGGCATCCATACCGGCCTGTCGAAGGCCGAGATCGCCGACAAGGTCCTCGCCCTCCTCGAAGAAGTGCGCATCCCCGATCCGAAGCTTGCGGCCCGCGCCTATCCGCACGAGCTCTCCGGTGGCCAGCGCCAGCGCGCCATGATCGCCATGGCGCTTGCCCTCGACCCCAAGGTGCTCATCGCCGACGAGCCGACCACCGCCCTCGACGTGACGACGCAGGCGCAGATCCTGGCGCTCATCAAGGACCTGCAGCGGCGCAAGGGCACGGCCGTACTCTTCATCACCCACGATTTCGGCGTCGTCGCCGAGATCGCCGACCGCGTCGCCGTCATGCAGCACGGCCTGGTGGTCGAGCAGGGCCCGGCCGATCAGGTGCTGAACCATCCGCAGCACGCCTATACCAAGCAGCTCATCGCCGCCGTGCCGCCGCTGAAGGCGCCCCCGCCGCGGCCCATCGGCACCGAGCCGATCCTCGAGATCGACCACGTGTCGAAGACCTTCCGCACCGGCGGCTTCCTCGGCCGCGGCGTGCGCGTCACCCACGCGGTGAAGGACGTGACGCTGACCCTGCCGAAGGGCGCGACCCTCGGCATTGTCGGCGAGAGCGGCTCGGGCAAGTCGACGCTTGCCCGCTGCATCATCCGCCTCATCGATCCCGACAAGGGCTCGCTGGTGCTGAACGGCCGCGACCTTGCCAAGCTCAGCCGCGAGGAGATGCGGCAGGAGACGCGCCACATCCAGATGGTCTTCCAGGACCCCTTCGGCTCGCTCAATCCCCGCCGCAAGGCCGGCGAACTGGTGGCGCAGGGCCCCATCGTCCACGGTATGGACCGCAAGGCGGCCCTCGCCAAGGCGAAGGAGCTCTTCGGCCTCGTCGGCCTCGATCCGGCGGCGACCGACCGCTACCCGCATGAATTCTCCGGCGGCCAGCGCCAGCGCATCGGCCTCGCCCGTGCGCTCGCGCTGGAGCCGGAGGTGCTCGTCGCCGACGAAGCGGTCTCGGCCCTCGACGTGTCGGTGCAGGCGCAGGTGCTGCGGCTGCTGGCGGACCTGCGCGAGCGGCTCGGCCTCTCCATCGTCTTCATCACCCATGACCTGCGCGTCGCCGCGCAGGTCTGCGACCTCGTGGCCGTGATGAAGAGCGGCGAGGTGGTGGAGGCGGGGCCCATCGGCGAGGTCTTCGGCGCCCCGCAGCACCCCTATACCCAGGCGCTGCTGGCCTCGATCCCGGGCCGCGAATTCGGGCTTTCGCGCGACTCGGTGCCGGCCTGA
- a CDS encoding ABC transporter permease, with product MEVVRAYFRSPPAVIGLILLLAVIAMAISAGWLYPRDPLALAGRPLVWPFTNPRFPLGTDNSGRDIAAQIFHGARISLLIGGVATIIAVAIGIVIGAVAGYYGGWVDNVLMRVTEAFQTLPNFLLLLVLVAVFGSTIGTVIVAVGVVSWPAPARLTRAEFLSLRNREFVQAGRTLGLKDLKLIFGEILPNALPPVIVYASVVMALSILLESALAFLRLSDPNVASWGNLIGLGRDVLRVQWYVSAIPGIAILLTVLAVSLVGQGLNDALNPRLKGR from the coding sequence TTGGAGGTCGTCCGCGCCTATTTCCGCTCGCCGCCCGCCGTCATCGGGCTCATCCTGCTGCTGGCCGTCATCGCCATGGCGATCAGCGCCGGCTGGCTCTATCCGCGCGATCCGCTGGCTCTGGCCGGCCGGCCGCTGGTCTGGCCCTTCACCAATCCGCGCTTTCCCCTCGGCACCGACAATTCAGGCCGGGACATCGCCGCCCAGATCTTCCACGGCGCCCGCATCTCGCTGCTCATCGGCGGCGTTGCCACCATCATCGCGGTGGCCATCGGCATCGTCATCGGCGCGGTGGCAGGCTATTACGGCGGCTGGGTCGACAACGTGCTGATGCGCGTGACGGAGGCCTTCCAGACCCTGCCCAACTTCCTGCTGCTGCTGGTCCTCGTCGCCGTCTTCGGCTCGACCATCGGCACGGTCATCGTCGCGGTCGGCGTCGTCTCCTGGCCGGCCCCGGCGCGGCTCACCCGCGCCGAGTTCCTGTCGCTGCGCAACCGCGAATTCGTCCAGGCCGGCCGCACCCTCGGCCTGAAGGACCTCAAGCTGATCTTCGGCGAGATCCTGCCCAACGCCCTGCCGCCGGTCATCGTCTATGCGAGCGTCGTCATGGCGCTGTCGATCCTGCTGGAGAGCGCACTCGCCTTCCTCCGCCTCTCCGATCCGAACGTCGCCTCCTGGGGCAACCTGATCGGCCTCGGCCGCGACGTGCTGCGCGTGCAGTGGTACGTCTCGGCCATTCCCGGCATCGCCATCCTGCTCACCGTCCTTGCCGTCTCGCTGGTCGGCCAGGGTCTCAACGACGCGCTCAACCCGCGCCTGAAGGGACGCTGA
- a CDS encoding ABC transporter permease, with amino-acid sequence MRILSLAGRRLAASIPTLLLILIGVFLLLQFAPGDTVDAMMAQMGGGDAKTAAELRRFYGLDLSVSAQLGSYLWRLVRFDLGFSAIYGKPVATVIAERLPATILLMTASLSFAFFFGLILGVIAARGVNRWPDTLISTVGLIFYATPSFWFGLMAIVVFSIYLQWLPAGGLTDITSTATGIWAVLDTARHLVLPTLTLGLIFLAIYLRIMRASMLEVQNLDFVRTARAKGLDETRIITRHVLRNALLPMVTLIGLQAGTMLGGSVVVESVFSLPGLGRLAYESVVQRDLNTLLGIIFVSALLVITVNFIVDLIYARLDPRITTGA; translated from the coding sequence ATGCGCATCCTGAGCCTTGCGGGGCGGCGTCTCGCCGCCTCGATCCCCACCCTGCTGCTGATCCTGATTGGCGTCTTCCTGCTGCTGCAGTTCGCGCCCGGCGACACTGTCGACGCCATGATGGCGCAGATGGGCGGCGGCGACGCGAAGACGGCGGCGGAGCTGCGCCGCTTCTACGGGCTCGACCTCTCGGTCTCCGCCCAGCTCGGCAGCTATCTGTGGCGGCTGGTGCGCTTCGACCTCGGCTTCTCCGCCATCTACGGCAAGCCGGTGGCAACCGTCATTGCCGAGCGCCTGCCGGCGACCATCCTCCTGATGACCGCCTCGCTGTCCTTTGCCTTCTTCTTCGGCCTCATCCTCGGCGTCATCGCCGCCCGCGGCGTCAACCGCTGGCCCGACACGCTCATCTCGACGGTGGGCCTCATCTTCTACGCCACGCCCTCCTTCTGGTTCGGGCTCATGGCCATCGTCGTCTTCTCGATCTACCTGCAATGGCTGCCCGCCGGCGGCCTCACCGACATCACCTCCACCGCGACCGGCATCTGGGCCGTGCTCGACACGGCGCGCCACCTCGTCCTGCCGACCCTGACGCTCGGCCTCATCTTCCTCGCCATCTACCTGCGCATCATGCGCGCCTCGATGCTGGAGGTGCAGAACCTCGACTTCGTGCGCACCGCCCGCGCCAAGGGCCTCGACGAGACGCGCATCATCACCCGCCATGTGCTGCGCAACGCGCTGCTGCCCATGGTGACGCTGATCGGCCTGCAGGCCGGCACCATGCTCGGCGGCTCGGTGGTGGTGGAGAGCGTCTTCTCGCTCCCCGGCCTCGGGCGCCTTGCCTATGAAAGCGTCGTCCAGCGCGACCTCAACACCCTGCTCGGCATCATCTTCGTCTCGGCGCTGCTGGTCATCACCGTGAATTTCATCGTCGACCTCATTTATGCGCGCCTCGACCCGCGCATCACCACGGGGGCCTGA